The sequence TGGAATGTTTCTCAAAAATGCTCGCGCTGACCGTTGAGAATAGGATAGAAGCCATTGAGGATATTAGTGCCATGCTGCTCGATGCTGGTGAGGCGGAGCATGCGTTACCATTTTTGGAAATAGCCATTACTGAGGATCCAGAAAACGAGAATTTGTGGTTCGATCTAGCCTACTGCTACGATAGGCAGGATAAGGTGCCCGAAGCCATAAAGGCTTATTCGCAATATCTTGACTTCGATCCATTTAACGATTCGGCATGGTATAATTTGGGCCTCATCTATTCACGTGAGAGTGAGCACGCCAAGGCGTTGGATGCCTTTGAATACGCCGTGGCAATTAATGATGAGATGCCGGTTTACCTAATTAGCTTAGCCCACACCTTCGCCTCGCTCGAAAATTACACAAAGGCTATTAGCCTCTTCGACGAACTCCTGGAGGTTGATGAGAATAATACCAGCGCTCTTTGCTCAATTGGTGAATGCTATGAGAAATTGGGAAAGTGGGATATTGCTGCCGCTTTTTACGAAAAAACAGTGGAACTCGATCCTGAGAACGCAGAGGCCTATTTTGGCCTGGCGGTTGTGATGATGGAGACCAATAAGCTGTTTGAAAGCCTTGCCTTTGTGAAAAAAGCTTTGAAGTATGATGAGGTGAACTCCGAATACTGGTATGGCCTTGGAAAGGTGTACCATAAGCTTGGATCGGAAAAGGAGGCAATTCATGCATACCAGAAAGCACTTGAACTTGAGGAGGATGACGTCGATTCAATGGCTGGTCTTGCCTACGTATACTTAGAATCAGGAGAGAAGGATCTAGCTTACAGCCGCTTTTTATCGTGCATTGAAATGGCACCCGATGCCGAGTTTCTTGTTCAGGCTGCTATTCTAGAATATAGAAAAGGACAAAAGAAGAAGGCTATCGACCATGTCAAAAGGGCCATTGCCCTTGATGAAGAGGTTGGAAATAAGTTTTTTTGCGAGTATCCAGAAGCCAAAGAGAATATTGACCATTTTTAAAATACAACTTTTTCAATTTAAAATTATTTCCCATGAATTTTGACCTTACCCACATGCCCGACCGTGCAGCAAAGCCTCGTACTTCAGGTATTACCATGGTTATGGACAAGGGGTTGAGCCTTCGAGAGGCTGAGGATATGGTGGACGCGAGTGGACACCTTATCGACTTTGTTAAGCTTGGATTTGGCACTGGCATGGTAACCAATCGTGTTGAAGAAAAGATTAAGTTTTATCAGCGAAATAACATTCATTGCTATTTTGGTGGAACACTCTTTGAAGCATTTGCCATTCGTAATAAATTTGAAGACTACCTTCGATTAGTAGACCAGTTTGGCGTAACTGCCGCAGAAGTATCCGATGGCTCTATGGCTATGGATCATGACAAGAAGTGTGAGTATATTTCCAGAGTAGCCAAAGATCGTATTGTTCTTTCTGAAGTTGGTTTTAAGGTGGCTGGCGTTACCATCAACCACCAGGAGTGGGTTAGACGCATGAACACCGAACTCAAGGCTGGCTCTTTTAAGGTAATTGCGGAAGCTCGCGAAAGCGGTAATGTTGGAATTTACAGGGCTGATGGCTCCGCCGATATTGACCTCATTAATGATATTCGCAACCAGGTTAAGGTGGAGAACATTATTTGGGAAGCCCCCATTAAGAGCCAGCAGGTTTGGTTTGTGAAGCTGCTTGGCGCCAATGTTAACCTTGGCAATATTGCGGTTAACGAGGTTCCTTCGCTTGAAACGCTACGA is a genomic window of Williamwhitmania sp. containing:
- a CDS encoding phosphosulfolactate synthase codes for the protein MNFDLTHMPDRAAKPRTSGITMVMDKGLSLREAEDMVDASGHLIDFVKLGFGTGMVTNRVEEKIKFYQRNNIHCYFGGTLFEAFAIRNKFEDYLRLVDQFGVTAAEVSDGSMAMDHDKKCEYISRVAKDRIVLSEVGFKVAGVTINHQEWVRRMNTELKAGSFKVIAEARESGNVGIYRADGSADIDLINDIRNQVKVENIIWEAPIKSQQVWFVKLLGANVNLGNIAVNEVPSLETLRIGLRGDTFFCFLPEEMKKGHVLTPDSE
- a CDS encoding tetratricopeptide repeat protein, which codes for ECFSKMLALTVENRIEAIEDISAMLLDAGEAEHALPFLEIAITEDPENENLWFDLAYCYDRQDKVPEAIKAYSQYLDFDPFNDSAWYNLGLIYSRESEHAKALDAFEYAVAINDEMPVYLISLAHTFASLENYTKAISLFDELLEVDENNTSALCSIGECYEKLGKWDIAAAFYEKTVELDPENAEAYFGLAVVMMETNKLFESLAFVKKALKYDEVNSEYWYGLGKVYHKLGSEKEAIHAYQKALELEEDDVDSMAGLAYVYLESGEKDLAYSRFLSCIEMAPDAEFLVQAAILEYRKGQKKKAIDHVKRAIALDEEVGNKFFCEYPEAKENIDHF